A single genomic interval of Cellvibrio sp. PSBB023 harbors:
- the smc gene encoding chromosome segregation protein SMC, whose product MRLKCIKLAGFKSFVDPTTVNFPSNLCAVVGPNGCGKSNIIDAVRWVMGESSAKNLRGENMTDVIFNGSSGRKPVGQASIELVFDNSDATLTGEYAGYSEISIKRKVSRDGDNSYYLNGTKCRRRDITDIFLGTGLGPRSYAIIEQGMISKLIEAKPEELRVYIEEAAGISKYKERRRDTESRMRRTQENLERLTDIRDELERQLSRLQRQAQAAEKYAEYKKEERLLKAQLQALKYQQLDQQAKAKQLAIRDLELRMESFVTDQVNKDTQIEKYRSQYTELGDKFNEVQGRYYAIGAEIARLEQSIQHANERARQLQTDLDQTSRDSKEAEENLALDTQKVEAWEEELLTLEPELELVKAAEETSNESLIDAEEAMQRWQNDWDSFNQRAAEPRQRAEVQQSRIQHLEQVQQRLLQRIEKLREEKANLQDSSDDESINELTEQLAELDLVADDKRTRLDEFVEKLDTTRNDNNRIVNELDQVRSKLQTMRGRHASLEALQQAALGEKNKAVTEWLVQHQLSGKTRLAESIVVADGWDKALETVLGNALQAVCVDQVDAVAGLLENLTQGELVLFDTNASSASTAAAKATLLSTKVTAPWDAQGLLAGIYIAEDLTVALALRKQLAASESVITRDGIWLSAHWVRVTRDTDASSGVIARRQELEELSAAIATAEEQVELLSLQLEEGRDAIKRLEQDRETLRREVDEQNRKHGELRSQLSAKQVRIEQMNMRRERAENEIREAREQMEQEAEHLSEARMILGEAIEMMEQDTDLRESLLQQRDDIRSGLDIARQRARHDKDKAHELAMRYQSVKTQLDSIRLGIGRLREQVARLQERREQLIASIADNRDPVEEYKLELEASLSKRLSVEASLTEARRALETVEHELRNSEQARNRAEQEVQAVRAHLEQERLAAQMFEVQRAGIVEQLEEEELNLEIILAEMPEGTEVKPLEEELESIAGRISRLGPINLAAIDEYKTESERKNYLDAQNADLMEALDTLENAIKRIDRETRTRFKETFDQVNKSLQELFPKVFGGGHAYLELTGDELLDTGITIMARPPGKRNSTIHLLSGGEKALTAIALVFSIFRLNPAPFCMLDEVDAPLDDANVGRYARMVEEMSAQVQFIYITHNKNAMEMAHQLLGVTMHEPGVSRLVTVDVDEAAELAAV is encoded by the coding sequence ATGCGGTTAAAGTGCATCAAGCTGGCTGGCTTCAAATCGTTTGTTGATCCGACAACGGTCAACTTTCCCAGCAATCTATGCGCTGTTGTTGGGCCAAACGGCTGTGGCAAATCCAATATTATCGATGCTGTGCGTTGGGTGATGGGGGAATCCTCAGCCAAAAACCTGCGCGGCGAAAACATGACTGATGTTATTTTCAACGGTTCCAGTGGCCGCAAGCCCGTCGGTCAAGCGTCAATCGAACTGGTGTTCGACAACTCCGATGCAACACTTACCGGCGAATATGCGGGTTACAGTGAAATCAGTATCAAGCGTAAGGTCTCCCGCGATGGCGATAACAGCTACTACCTGAATGGCACCAAATGTCGTCGTCGTGATATCACCGATATTTTCCTCGGCACCGGCTTAGGGCCACGGAGTTACGCGATTATTGAACAGGGCATGATTTCGAAATTGATCGAAGCCAAGCCAGAGGAATTGCGTGTATACATTGAAGAAGCGGCTGGTATTTCCAAATACAAAGAGCGCCGTCGCGATACCGAAAGCCGTATGCGTCGCACCCAGGAAAACCTTGAGCGTTTGACGGATATCCGCGATGAATTGGAGCGTCAATTATCACGCCTGCAACGGCAGGCTCAGGCGGCGGAAAAATACGCAGAATACAAAAAAGAAGAGCGTCTGTTAAAAGCGCAATTGCAAGCCCTCAAATATCAACAGCTCGATCAGCAAGCTAAAGCCAAACAACTGGCTATTCGCGATCTGGAATTGCGCATGGAATCTTTCGTGACTGATCAAGTCAATAAAGATACCCAAATCGAAAAATATCGCAGTCAATATACTGAATTGGGCGATAAATTTAATGAAGTGCAAGGGCGTTATTACGCCATAGGTGCCGAAATTGCGCGCCTTGAACAAAGTATCCAGCATGCCAATGAGCGCGCGCGCCAGTTACAGACCGACCTTGACCAAACCAGTCGCGACAGCAAAGAAGCCGAGGAAAATCTCGCACTCGATACGCAGAAAGTAGAAGCGTGGGAAGAAGAGTTGTTGACGCTGGAGCCTGAGCTGGAGTTGGTCAAAGCAGCCGAAGAAACATCCAACGAATCATTAATTGATGCTGAAGAGGCAATGCAGCGTTGGCAAAATGACTGGGACAGTTTTAACCAGCGCGCCGCTGAGCCACGTCAGCGTGCAGAAGTACAGCAATCGCGTATTCAACATTTGGAGCAGGTGCAACAGCGTTTGTTGCAACGTATTGAAAAGCTGCGTGAAGAAAAAGCAAACCTGCAAGATAGTTCCGATGACGAATCGATTAATGAATTGACGGAACAGCTCGCGGAATTGGATTTAGTTGCCGATGACAAACGTACGCGCCTTGATGAATTTGTAGAAAAGCTGGATACCACGCGCAACGACAACAATCGTATCGTCAACGAGCTTGATCAGGTACGCAGTAAATTGCAGACCATGCGCGGCCGTCATGCATCACTGGAAGCTCTGCAGCAAGCGGCGCTCGGCGAAAAGAATAAAGCAGTCACTGAATGGCTGGTGCAGCATCAACTGTCTGGCAAAACCCGACTCGCTGAATCAATTGTTGTTGCCGATGGCTGGGATAAGGCATTGGAAACAGTGCTAGGCAATGCATTGCAAGCTGTGTGTGTTGATCAGGTGGATGCGGTAGCGGGGTTGCTGGAAAACCTTACTCAAGGTGAGTTGGTGTTATTTGATACCAATGCAAGCTCTGCTTCTACTGCTGCAGCAAAAGCGACGTTGTTGAGCACCAAAGTCACTGCCCCTTGGGATGCACAAGGGCTGCTTGCTGGTATTTATATAGCTGAGGATTTAACAGTGGCGCTTGCTTTGCGTAAGCAACTTGCTGCCAGTGAATCCGTCATTACTCGCGATGGCATTTGGTTAAGTGCGCATTGGGTTCGTGTCACACGTGATACAGATGCAAGTTCAGGCGTGATTGCTCGCCGCCAGGAATTGGAAGAATTGTCGGCAGCGATTGCCACTGCTGAGGAACAGGTTGAACTATTAAGTCTGCAACTGGAAGAAGGGCGCGATGCAATCAAGCGCCTTGAACAGGATCGCGAGACCTTGCGACGTGAAGTGGATGAACAAAACCGTAAGCATGGTGAATTGCGTTCACAATTAAGTGCAAAACAAGTGCGCATCGAACAGATGAATATGCGTCGCGAGCGTGCTGAAAATGAAATTCGCGAAGCACGCGAGCAAATGGAGCAAGAAGCTGAGCATTTGTCAGAAGCGCGGATGATTCTTGGCGAAGCCATTGAAATGATGGAACAGGATACTGACCTGCGCGAATCTTTGCTGCAGCAGCGTGATGATATTCGCTCCGGTTTGGATATTGCACGTCAGCGCGCACGTCACGACAAAGATAAAGCCCATGAGCTTGCCATGCGTTACCAATCGGTGAAAACCCAATTGGATTCCATTCGTTTGGGGATTGGGCGCTTGCGTGAGCAGGTTGCTCGTTTGCAAGAGCGGCGTGAACAATTAATTGCCAGCATTGCAGATAATCGCGACCCGGTGGAAGAGTACAAGCTGGAGCTTGAAGCCTCCTTGTCCAAACGTCTCTCCGTAGAGGCTTCCTTAACGGAGGCGCGCCGCGCGCTGGAAACAGTTGAGCATGAGCTGCGTAATTCCGAGCAGGCGCGTAACCGCGCTGAGCAAGAGGTACAAGCAGTGCGTGCTCACTTGGAGCAAGAGCGTTTGGCTGCGCAAATGTTTGAAGTACAGCGTGCTGGCATTGTCGAGCAGCTTGAAGAAGAGGAATTAAATCTGGAAATCATTCTGGCCGAAATGCCAGAGGGAACAGAAGTAAAACCCTTAGAGGAAGAATTGGAATCCATTGCTGGCCGTATCAGTCGTTTGGGCCCCATCAACCTTGCTGCGATTGATGAATATAAAACAGAGTCCGAGCGTAAAAATTACCTTGATGCGCAAAATGCAGACTTAATGGAAGCGCTTGATACACTTGAAAATGCGATTAAGCGCATTGATCGCGAAACCCGCACACGCTTTAAAGAAACTTTCGATCAGGTTAACAAAAGTCTGCAGGAGCTGTTCCCGAAAGTATTTGGCGGCGGACATGCTTATCTTGAGTTGACGGGGGATGAGCTTCTGGATACGGGCATTACTATCATGGCTCGCCCACCGGGCAAGCGTAATAGCACTATCCACCTCTTGTCAGGTGGTGAAAAAGCGCTTACCGCGATTGCTTTGGTTTTTTCGATTTTCCGTCTAAATCCCGCACCTTTCTGTATGCTGGATGAAGTAGATGCCCCACTGGATGACGCTAACGTTGGTCGCTATGCACGTATGGTTGAAGAGATGTCAGCTCAGGTGCAATTTATTTACATCACACACAATAAGAATGCGATGGAAATGGCACACCAATTGTTAGGCGTTACCATGCATGAGCCAGGTGTTTCACGTCTGGTGACAGTAGATGTTGACGAAGCTGCAGAACTCGCTGCAGTTTAA
- the zipA gene encoding cell division protein ZipA, with translation MKDWVIIIGTLLILLVLADGIRRKRNERMGKIKVSRTLKKSLKQQPEDEEDHFAEVPSYTSELPNGGARVVGKRDPQAPIPSIEKKAHAKSYTEKQLRNALTEAPVTRAQREPQQTSLNLGQAVPILMESVEDKNRSLPLDERIEPRFSAIADEQDSHHDVDDDQDEYEGEDYETDDHPYTRELDDERDEDEFDQESDYEDEYEDDELPLDDHEQDESDYDDEDYEEEDDYDDNPQSAGHSKNELAQQPAPEPEEVLIINVMAHKGEMFKGSDLLDIILKCGMRYGSMDIFHRYSDAKGEGALLFSMANMVKPGTFDLDAMDEFETPGVSLFMTLPINADSMQSFDLMADTARAIAETLNGELKDEQRSVMTRQTLEHCRQRIRDFERTRLFRRPPRH, from the coding sequence ATGAAAGATTGGGTCATCATTATTGGTACGTTGCTGATTCTGCTGGTTCTTGCGGATGGAATCAGACGCAAGCGCAATGAGCGTATGGGAAAAATTAAAGTCTCGCGCACACTAAAAAAGAGTTTGAAACAACAGCCTGAAGATGAGGAAGATCACTTTGCTGAAGTCCCCAGTTACACCAGTGAACTGCCTAATGGTGGTGCACGTGTAGTGGGCAAGCGTGACCCTCAAGCACCGATTCCAAGCATAGAGAAAAAGGCTCACGCAAAATCCTACACGGAAAAGCAACTTCGCAATGCGCTTACTGAAGCCCCTGTTACACGTGCGCAACGTGAGCCGCAACAAACCAGTCTTAATCTTGGGCAGGCTGTGCCAATACTGATGGAGTCGGTGGAAGATAAAAATCGTTCACTGCCGCTGGATGAGCGCATTGAGCCCCGCTTTTCGGCGATTGCCGATGAGCAGGATAGTCATCACGATGTTGATGACGATCAGGATGAGTACGAAGGTGAAGATTACGAAACCGATGATCACCCCTACACGCGCGAATTGGATGATGAGCGCGACGAGGATGAGTTTGATCAAGAGAGTGATTACGAAGACGAATATGAAGATGATGAGCTTCCGTTAGATGATCATGAGCAAGATGAGAGTGATTACGACGATGAAGACTACGAAGAAGAGGATGACTATGACGATAATCCGCAATCCGCCGGGCATAGCAAAAATGAATTAGCGCAGCAGCCGGCACCAGAGCCGGAAGAGGTGTTGATTATTAATGTGATGGCGCACAAAGGGGAAATGTTCAAAGGTTCTGACCTGCTGGATATTATTCTGAAGTGCGGTATGCGTTATGGCAGTATGGATATTTTCCATCGTTACAGCGATGCAAAAGGCGAGGGTGCCTTGCTGTTTAGCATGGCAAATATGGTGAAGCCTGGCACCTTTGATCTTGATGCAATGGACGAATTTGAAACGCCAGGTGTCAGTTTGTTTATGACCTTGCCAATTAATGCTGACTCAATGCAATCATTTGATTTGATGGCCGATACTGCGCGCGCTATTGCAGAAACGTTGAATGGCGAATTGAAAGACGAACAGCGCAGTGTGATGACCCGTCAAACACTGGAGCATTGCCGTCAACGCATTCGCGACTTTGAACGAACCCGTTTGTTCCGCCGTCCACCACGTCACTAG
- the ligA gene encoding NAD-dependent DNA ligase LigA, with amino-acid sequence MSTLSLFDDFPPDIEQLRQEINYHSYRYYALDDPQITDADYDRLMQRLRELEAQYPASITPESPTQRVGAAPLSAFQTVVHEMPMLSLDNAFSDEDLLAFNQRVQDRLKSADDIEYACEVKLDGIAVSLLYQNGLLVRGATRGDGTNGEDITQNVRTIKSIPLRLHGEGFPSVLEVRGEIYMPKAGFNALNENARIAGEKLFVNPRNAAAGSLRQLDPRITANRPLEMCAYSVGWVDGGELPSTHSNVLAALKSWGFLTNRETQVAKNIHEAIAFYRRIGEKRDALAYDIDGIVFKVNSRKLQDSLGFISRAPRWAIAYKFPAQEESTLLLDVEFQVGRTGAVTPVARLQPVFVGGVTVSNATLHNRDEINRLGIKVGDTVIIRRAGDVIPQIVQVVESKRTADARDIVFPDSCPVCGSPVETVADEAVARCSGGLVCAAQRKEAIKHYASRKAMNIEGLGDKLVEQLVDSGRVNTLADIYSLTREQLSAMERMGEKSADNIINALEISKKTTLAKFIYALGIREVGEATARNFANYFGSFEALAAADQETLQKVPDVGPVVAHFVAEFFAQESNIAAVSALRNHGVHWDNIEVVSPEELPLAGLTYVLTGTLEALSRDDAKAHLLALGAKVAGSVSAKTDYVVAGPGAGSKLAKAEELGLKVMDEAGLLALLQQHGRSV; translated from the coding sequence ATGTCTACCCTTTCTCTTTTTGATGATTTTCCGCCAGATATCGAACAGCTGCGTCAGGAAATTAATTATCACAGCTACCGTTATTACGCATTGGATGATCCGCAAATAACAGATGCGGATTATGATCGATTAATGCAGCGTCTGCGCGAACTCGAAGCGCAATATCCAGCATCAATTACGCCTGAGTCACCCACTCAACGTGTGGGTGCTGCACCACTTTCCGCTTTCCAGACGGTTGTGCATGAAATGCCCATGCTGTCACTGGATAATGCGTTTAGTGATGAGGACTTGCTGGCTTTTAACCAGCGCGTGCAAGATCGCTTGAAAAGCGCAGACGATATTGAGTATGCCTGCGAAGTAAAACTGGATGGGATCGCTGTTAGTTTGCTGTATCAAAACGGTTTGTTGGTGCGTGGCGCAACCCGTGGCGATGGTACTAACGGGGAAGATATCACGCAAAACGTACGCACGATTAAATCGATTCCACTGCGTTTGCATGGTGAGGGCTTTCCATCTGTTCTGGAAGTGCGCGGCGAAATATACATGCCCAAAGCAGGTTTTAATGCGCTTAACGAAAATGCCCGCATTGCCGGCGAGAAATTATTTGTAAACCCCCGTAATGCAGCGGCGGGTTCTTTGCGCCAATTGGATCCACGTATTACTGCCAATCGTCCACTGGAGATGTGTGCCTACAGTGTAGGTTGGGTAGATGGTGGTGAATTACCTTCTACGCACAGTAATGTGCTTGCTGCATTGAAATCCTGGGGCTTTTTAACGAATCGCGAAACACAAGTCGCTAAAAATATTCATGAGGCAATAGCATTTTATCGCCGTATCGGTGAAAAGCGCGATGCACTGGCCTACGATATTGACGGCATAGTCTTCAAGGTGAACTCGCGTAAATTGCAGGATTCATTGGGATTCATTTCACGCGCACCCCGCTGGGCTATCGCGTATAAATTTCCTGCACAGGAAGAGTCTACGCTGTTACTGGATGTTGAGTTTCAAGTAGGCCGCACTGGGGCGGTTACGCCAGTGGCTCGCTTGCAGCCGGTGTTTGTAGGTGGCGTAACTGTGTCCAATGCAACGCTGCATAATCGCGATGAAATAAATCGCTTGGGAATAAAAGTTGGTGACACGGTTATTATTCGTCGCGCCGGTGATGTTATTCCACAGATTGTGCAAGTTGTTGAATCAAAACGAACCGCGGATGCTCGCGATATTGTGTTTCCGGATTCCTGTCCTGTTTGTGGTTCGCCGGTAGAAACTGTTGCTGATGAAGCTGTTGCGCGTTGTTCTGGTGGTTTGGTTTGTGCGGCGCAACGTAAAGAAGCCATTAAACATTATGCATCACGCAAAGCCATGAACATAGAAGGCTTGGGTGATAAGTTGGTAGAGCAGCTCGTTGATTCTGGTCGGGTTAATACGCTTGCCGATATTTATTCCCTCACGCGGGAACAATTGTCTGCGATGGAGCGCATGGGCGAAAAGTCAGCTGACAATATTATTAACGCGCTGGAGATATCCAAAAAAACCACGCTGGCAAAATTTATTTATGCCTTGGGTATCCGCGAAGTGGGTGAGGCAACGGCTCGTAACTTTGCCAACTATTTTGGAAGCTTTGAGGCGCTGGCAGCGGCTGATCAGGAAACCTTGCAAAAAGTACCCGACGTCGGCCCGGTTGTTGCGCATTTTGTGGCTGAGTTTTTTGCACAGGAATCCAATATCGCCGCCGTATCGGCGCTGCGTAATCATGGTGTCCATTGGGATAACATTGAGGTTGTGAGCCCCGAAGAGTTGCCTCTGGCTGGCTTGACCTATGTGTTAACCGGCACCCTGGAGGCGCTTTCGCGTGATGATGCAAAAGCACATCTGTTGGCTCTGGGAGCTAAAGTGGCGGGCAGTGTATCTGCTAAAACCGATTATGTTGTTGCCGGTCCTGGCGCTGGTTCAAAACTCGCCAAAGCAGAAGAGCTTGGCCTTAAGGTGATGGATGAGGCCGGCTTGCTTGCACTGCTTCAACAGCATGGCAGGAGTGTGTAG
- a CDS encoding transglycosylase SLT domain-containing protein, with the protein MSVKFALIGVFKLLCLGSLLTLVGCSSLPPSKPQDLCAIFDEKPSWYKASKKAEKRWGSSVPTMMSIMYQESQFKHNARPARTKILWVIPGPRPSDAYGYPQAKNATWNEYQKNSGNGWSRRDNFGDAIDFIGWYNKQSQIRSRINPGDSYNLYLAYHEGHGGFNRGTYQRKNWLTNTARKVESRAQQYDYQLRACEDRFKGSWWWPF; encoded by the coding sequence ATGTCGGTTAAGTTTGCGCTAATAGGTGTGTTCAAATTGCTGTGCTTGGGTTCACTGCTTACTTTAGTGGGTTGCTCCAGTTTACCACCGAGCAAACCACAGGATCTGTGTGCAATTTTTGATGAAAAACCTTCCTGGTATAAAGCATCTAAAAAAGCAGAAAAACGATGGGGCTCCTCAGTGCCAACGATGATGTCCATTATGTATCAGGAGTCGCAGTTCAAGCACAATGCTCGCCCGGCGCGCACCAAAATTTTGTGGGTAATACCGGGGCCGCGTCCCAGTGATGCCTACGGATATCCGCAAGCCAAAAATGCCACTTGGAATGAATACCAAAAAAACAGCGGGAATGGTTGGTCGCGACGCGACAATTTTGGCGATGCGATTGATTTTATAGGTTGGTATAACAAACAAAGCCAGATTCGCAGCCGAATTAATCCGGGCGATAGCTACAATTTGTATCTCGCCTATCATGAAGGGCATGGTGGTTTTAATCGCGGTACTTATCAAAGAAAGAACTGGCTGACCAATACTGCTCGCAAAGTGGAGTCCCGTGCACAGCAATATGACTACCAACTGCGCGCCTGTGAAGACCGTTTTAAAGGCAGTTGGTGGTGGCCGTTTTAG
- the hemB gene encoding porphobilinogen synthase translates to MQIPLSKPDFRFRRLRRTTALRELVRETHLHMSDFILPIFIEEDISAPVAIKSMPGVFRYPESQLAELVSRAWSKGVRAIILFGVSTHKDHEGADTWCEHGLLARMIRIAKTAQPDMLVISDNCFCEYTDHGHCGVVANDDVDNDKTLANLQKQVVLAAQAGVDMIAPSGMMDGAISAIRQALDSAGFTHIPIMSYSTKFASAFYGPFRDAVDSSFKGTRNTYQMDPANSREALAESMQDEMEGADILMVKPGIAYLDILASIRANSSRPLAVYHVSGEYAMIKAGAAVGVIDEKSIVLETMTAFKRAGADLIITYYAEKMAEWL, encoded by the coding sequence ATGCAAATTCCATTATCCAAACCTGATTTCCGGTTTCGCCGTTTGCGCAGAACCACAGCTCTGCGTGAATTGGTTCGCGAGACACACTTGCACATGAGCGACTTCATCCTGCCTATTTTTATAGAAGAGGACATTAGCGCACCTGTTGCCATAAAATCCATGCCCGGTGTATTTCGTTACCCTGAATCACAACTGGCAGAATTGGTAAGTCGCGCCTGGAGCAAAGGCGTGCGCGCTATTATTTTGTTTGGCGTGTCTACCCATAAAGATCATGAAGGGGCTGATACCTGGTGTGAGCATGGTTTATTGGCGCGAATGATTCGTATAGCCAAAACGGCGCAACCGGACATGTTGGTGATTAGCGACAATTGTTTCTGTGAATACACAGATCACGGCCATTGTGGTGTTGTGGCTAATGATGATGTGGACAACGATAAAACCCTCGCTAATTTGCAAAAGCAAGTTGTTCTGGCTGCGCAAGCAGGTGTGGATATGATTGCACCTTCAGGCATGATGGATGGCGCGATCAGTGCGATTCGCCAAGCGTTGGATAGTGCAGGTTTTACCCATATTCCTATCATGTCCTACTCCACTAAATTCGCTTCTGCCTTTTATGGCCCATTCAGGGATGCCGTTGATAGCAGTTTTAAAGGGACACGCAATACTTATCAAATGGACCCGGCTAATTCCCGCGAAGCGCTTGCCGAATCCATGCAGGATGAAATGGAAGGCGCCGATATTCTTATGGTAAAACCGGGCATTGCCTATTTGGATATTCTGGCCAGTATTCGTGCCAATTCCAGTCGTCCGCTCGCGGTTTATCATGTCAGCGGTGAATACGCCATGATTAAAGCTGGAGCAGCGGTGGGTGTAATCGATGAAAAATCTATTGTTCTTGAAACCATGACAGCATTTAAACGCGCAGGGGCTGATTTAATTATCACCTACTATGCAGAAAAAATGGCTGAATGGCTTTAA
- a CDS encoding DUF3012 domain-containing protein → MMSFFREQKLLVVLLLISLLVLGAGVFMIQITEEQAQQHTEQQAVQQLDEQEKAIAAMNLMADIAEKELKAQQQQPQSVVQGVSDIKPQESIDRVAALNGRVPDVGSDDWCEVMMVKDAKDWTVDEQSLFAKHCL, encoded by the coding sequence ATGATGTCATTTTTTCGCGAGCAAAAATTACTTGTTGTTTTATTACTTATCAGTTTGCTCGTGTTGGGAGCGGGGGTATTTATGATTCAAATCACCGAAGAGCAAGCACAGCAACACACGGAACAACAGGCCGTACAACAACTGGATGAGCAGGAAAAAGCCATCGCGGCTATGAATTTAATGGCAGATATCGCCGAGAAAGAGCTAAAAGCACAACAGCAGCAACCCCAGTCTGTTGTGCAGGGCGTTAGTGATATTAAACCGCAAGAATCGATTGATCGCGTTGCCGCGCTGAATGGTCGTGTACCCGATGTGGGCTCTGACGACTGGTGTGAAGTGATGATGGTAAAAGACGCCAAAGACTGGACTGTGGATGAGCAATCGCTTTTTGCTAAACATTGTCTGTAA